In Lacrimispora indolis DSM 755, a genomic segment contains:
- a CDS encoding FecCD family ABC transporter permease → MNQRNKPASPVQINPQKKKSRVWAAWLIIVCGGVALILLMAFSVTKGAAQIPLSTVWDALFRFDRESTHHLIVIDLRLPRVIASALVGAAFAVAGAIMQGTTRNPMADSGLLGINAGAGFALSICFAFFPGMGYMQMILFSFLGAALGAGLVNGIASMHRSEATPMRLVLAGAAVSALLAALGQGIALYFDVAQDIMFWTVGGVAGSNWEQIKIMTPWILAALLCAVALSHSISLLSLGEDVAKGLGLNAAAVNVLCTLTVLILAGASVSVVGAVGFVGLIIPHLARYLVGVDYRWIIPSSAVLGALLMVAADLGARMINPPFETPIGVLTALVGVPFFLYLSRKQRRAL, encoded by the coding sequence ATGAATCAAAGAAATAAACCGGCATCGCCGGTCCAGATAAATCCACAGAAAAAGAAGAGCCGTGTATGGGCGGCGTGGCTCATTATCGTATGCGGCGGCGTGGCACTTATACTGCTCATGGCGTTTTCCGTCACCAAAGGCGCGGCACAGATTCCGCTATCCACGGTATGGGATGCCTTGTTCCGCTTTGACAGGGAAAGCACCCATCACCTCATCGTAATTGACCTGCGCCTGCCCCGTGTAATTGCCAGCGCTCTTGTGGGGGCGGCTTTCGCGGTAGCTGGCGCCATCATGCAGGGAACAACCCGTAACCCCATGGCGGATTCCGGGCTTTTGGGCATCAACGCCGGAGCAGGCTTTGCCCTTTCCATCTGCTTCGCCTTTTTCCCCGGCATGGGATACATGCAAATGATCCTGTTCTCTTTTTTAGGCGCAGCATTGGGCGCAGGGTTGGTAAACGGCATTGCCTCTATGCACCGGAGTGAAGCGACACCCATGCGTCTTGTGCTGGCAGGCGCGGCGGTCAGTGCGCTGCTGGCAGCTCTCGGTCAAGGCATTGCCCTGTATTTCGATGTTGCCCAGGACATCATGTTCTGGACAGTAGGCGGCGTGGCTGGTTCCAATTGGGAGCAGATTAAAATTATGACGCCGTGGATACTGGCAGCCCTGCTGTGCGCGGTCGCTTTGTCCCATTCCATATCTCTTCTCAGCTTGGGTGAGGATGTGGCAAAGGGTCTTGGGTTGAATGCCGCCGCCGTTAACGTTCTTTGCACCCTGACCGTTCTCATACTGGCCGGAGCCTCAGTTTCTGTCGTGGGTGCGGTGGGCTTTGTCGGCCTCATCATCCCCCATCTGGCGAGATATCTTGTGGGCGTGGATTACCGCTGGATTATCCCATCCTCGGCTGTATTGGGCGCTTTGCTTATGGTGGCGGCAGATTTGGGTGCGAGGATGATTAACCCGCCCTTTGAAACTCCCATCGGCGTATTGACCGCGCTGGTGGGCGTACCCTTCTTCCTTTACTTATCCCGCAAACAAAGGAGGGCGCTGTAA
- a CDS encoding ABC transporter ATP-binding protein has protein sequence MNSIATEKLTVAYDENLVVEDLDMQIPQGKITAIIGPNGCGKSTVLKAVGRILKPKGGMVYLNGDDIRRLTTKEVAQKMAILPQSPQAPAGLTVSELVAYGRFPHQRGFGKLKPEDKEIIQWALEVTKLTEHETTDVDNLSGGQRQRVWIAMALAQQTDLILLDEPTTYLDLAYQLEVLELLYRLNREQGCTIIMVLHDLNLASRFSDYMIAIRCGDIIKHGTPEEVMTTGVLRETFHIDAEIVKESRTGRPTCVSYDLIPEMPNECDDCECACS, from the coding sequence ATGAACAGCATTGCAACAGAGAAGTTAACCGTCGCCTATGACGAAAACCTTGTGGTGGAGGACTTGGATATGCAGATTCCGCAAGGGAAAATAACGGCCATCATCGGGCCGAACGGCTGCGGGAAGTCCACGGTACTCAAGGCCGTGGGCCGTATCCTGAAACCTAAGGGCGGCATGGTTTACTTAAACGGGGATGATATTCGCCGTCTGACCACAAAGGAAGTGGCGCAGAAAATGGCAATTTTGCCTCAATCTCCCCAGGCCCCGGCAGGACTGACCGTGAGTGAGCTGGTGGCCTATGGCCGCTTTCCCCATCAGCGGGGATTCGGCAAGCTCAAGCCTGAGGACAAAGAAATCATCCAATGGGCGCTGGAGGTCACAAAACTTACGGAGCATGAAACAACTGACGTGGACAACCTCTCCGGCGGACAGCGCCAGCGGGTGTGGATTGCGATGGCGCTTGCCCAGCAGACCGACCTGATCCTTCTGGACGAGCCGACGACATATCTGGATCTGGCCTATCAGCTGGAGGTATTGGAACTGCTCTACCGCCTGAACCGGGAGCAGGGATGCACCATCATCATGGTATTGCACGACTTAAATCTTGCTTCTCGTTTTTCCGACTACATGATCGCCATCCGCTGCGGTGACATCATCAAGCATGGCACACCGGAAGAAGTGATGACGACCGGGGTGCTACGGGAAACCTTCCACATTGACGCTGAGATTGTAAAGGAATCCCGCACAGGCCGCCCCACCTGCGTTTCTTATGACCTGATTCCTGAAATGCCGAACGAATGTGATGATTGCGAGTGTGCATGTTCATGA
- a CDS encoding FecCD family ABC transporter permease encodes MTIQQKNEAYKRKITIRNTAIVFGCAALLVISFIISMNTGYTKLTPMDTLRTLFGGGTAKEILILFDFRLPRIVISMLVGSGLALSGCIIQGISKNALADPGLLGINAGAGLMVILYVMFFGAQSFLSVFTLPFLALAGAGVTARVIYALAYKKEEGIAPMRLILTGVAIQAGISALTTLLVVKLDDDQFGFVATWQAGSIWGSNWKFVMALLPWLLLLIPYVLYKARVLDVLNMGDDVACSLGANVEHERRWLLTASVALAASCVAVSGSISFVGLIAPHLSRRLVGPKHSILLPTCALTGAVLVSVADTIARVIVQPSEIPTGIMVAIIGAPYFLYLLAKSR; translated from the coding sequence ATGACAATACAACAGAAAAACGAAGCGTATAAGCGAAAGATCACCATCCGCAACACGGCCATTGTTTTCGGCTGTGCGGCCTTGCTTGTGATTTCCTTCATCATCAGCATGAATACGGGCTACACTAAGCTTACTCCCATGGATACCCTGCGTACTTTATTCGGCGGCGGTACCGCCAAGGAAATCTTGATCTTGTTTGATTTCCGTCTGCCCCGCATCGTCATTTCCATGCTGGTAGGGAGTGGGTTGGCACTTTCCGGGTGCATTATCCAAGGTATATCCAAAAACGCCCTGGCCGACCCAGGTTTGCTGGGTATCAACGCTGGGGCAGGGCTTATGGTCATCTTATATGTGATGTTCTTCGGGGCACAGTCCTTCCTTTCGGTGTTTACTCTGCCCTTCCTTGCTCTGGCAGGCGCGGGAGTGACGGCCAGAGTTATCTATGCGCTGGCATATAAGAAGGAAGAGGGCATTGCACCCATGCGCCTGATCTTAACAGGCGTGGCAATACAAGCGGGCATTTCCGCGCTAACCACCTTGCTGGTGGTCAAGCTGGACGACGATCAGTTCGGCTTTGTGGCGACATGGCAGGCGGGCAGCATTTGGGGCAGCAACTGGAAGTTCGTGATGGCTTTACTGCCATGGCTCCTTTTATTGATTCCCTATGTGTTGTATAAGGCCCGTGTGTTAGATGTGCTGAATATGGGGGACGATGTGGCGTGCAGTTTGGGTGCGAATGTGGAGCATGAACGGCGCTGGCTTCTGACTGCATCGGTAGCATTGGCGGCTTCCTGCGTGGCGGTCAGCGGCAGCATCAGCTTTGTTGGGTTGATTGCACCCCATCTGTCAAGACGGCTGGTGGGACCCAAACACTCAATATTGCTGCCCACCTGCGCCCTGACGGGCGCTGTGCTGGTATCTGTTGCGGATACCATAGCACGGGTGATCGTACAGCCCTCGGAGATACCTACCGGCATTATGGTGGCGATTATCGGAGCACCGTATTTCCTCTATCTGCTGGCAAAAAGCAGATAG
- a CDS encoding ABC transporter ATP-binding protein yields MKNLRRFLCYYRPYKRLFFLDLFCAAAAALLGLLFPFTVSRIVDTLLPTGDWNLISSACAALAGIYLVNTVLKYIVGYWGERLGLYIETDLRTELYIHMQKLSFRFFDNHKTGQLASRISNDLLDVGNMAHYGPEHLLISVFTLIGSMFLMFCANWQLALLMSIFVVVLLAINMYFMKKLVEARKRMFGAIGGFMSRLEDGIGGIRVVQAFANEPYQQKLFRKDNEKFCEAKIEGFKHTAKNEAVTYVFLSLLPVLALLGGSYLSLNGGMSSGELFGFILLGNVMMMPIQMLAAFSVRFPNGMAGFKNFAEIMDTEPEIKDTPDADEVCFLRGDIEYEDVTFGYNKDQTVLENINLSVKAGETVAFVGASGAGKTTLCSLLPRFYEADSGRITIDGTDIKKITLQSLRRQIGVVQQDVFLFAGTIRENIQYGKLDATEQEIWEAVRCAQLDEFIREQPDGLDTLIGERGVKLSGGQKQRLSIARMFLKNPPILILDEATSSLDTETEAAIQKSLAKLTKGRTTLIIAHRLATVRSADRILVMTEEGIAEQGGHQKLLQQGGIYSRLHRTQSEA; encoded by the coding sequence ATGAAGAACTTAAGACGCTTCCTGTGCTATTACCGCCCCTATAAAAGACTGTTTTTTCTGGATCTGTTCTGCGCGGCGGCAGCAGCTCTGCTGGGACTGCTTTTTCCGTTTACAGTGAGCCGTATTGTAGATACCCTCCTGCCCACCGGGGACTGGAACCTCATTTCATCTGCCTGCGCTGCGCTGGCGGGCATCTATCTTGTCAACACTGTTCTAAAATACATCGTGGGTTATTGGGGAGAGCGTTTGGGGCTATATATCGAAACCGACCTGCGAACCGAGCTATATATACATATGCAAAAGCTCTCCTTCCGATTTTTTGATAACCACAAAACCGGCCAGCTTGCGTCCCGTATTTCCAACGACCTGCTGGACGTGGGGAACATGGCTCACTATGGGCCTGAGCATCTTCTGATCTCGGTTTTCACCCTGATTGGCTCCATGTTCCTGATGTTTTGCGCTAACTGGCAGCTTGCCCTTTTGATGAGCATCTTTGTCGTGGTGCTGCTTGCAATCAACATGTATTTTATGAAGAAGCTCGTGGAGGCCAGGAAACGCATGTTTGGGGCCATCGGCGGCTTTATGTCCCGGTTAGAGGACGGAATCGGGGGCATCCGGGTGGTGCAGGCTTTTGCCAACGAGCCTTATCAGCAAAAGCTGTTCAGAAAGGACAATGAGAAATTCTGTGAGGCAAAAATTGAGGGCTTCAAGCATACCGCGAAGAATGAGGCAGTAACATATGTATTCCTCAGCCTGCTTCCGGTGCTTGCCCTGCTGGGCGGCAGCTACCTTTCTTTAAATGGCGGCATGAGCAGCGGTGAGCTGTTTGGTTTCATACTGCTTGGAAATGTAATGATGATGCCAATCCAGATGCTGGCCGCTTTTTCTGTCCGGTTTCCCAACGGTATGGCTGGATTTAAAAACTTTGCTGAAATCATGGACACCGAACCGGAGATCAAGGACACCCCGGACGCTGATGAAGTATGTTTTCTGCGCGGGGATATCGAATACGAAGACGTCACCTTTGGCTACAACAAAGACCAAACCGTACTGGAGAACATAAACCTTTCCGTCAAAGCTGGAGAAACTGTCGCCTTTGTGGGCGCTTCCGGTGCGGGAAAGACCACGCTTTGCAGCCTGCTTCCCCGGTTCTATGAAGCGGACTCCGGGCGCATCACCATTGATGGAACAGATATTAAGAAAATCACGCTTCAGTCTCTGCGGCGGCAGATTGGTGTGGTGCAGCAGGATGTGTTTTTGTTCGCGGGGACCATCCGGGAGAACATTCAGTACGGCAAGCTGGACGCCACGGAGCAGGAAATATGGGAGGCGGTACGGTGCGCCCAGCTCGACGAATTTATCCGGGAGCAGCCAGATGGTCTGGATACCCTCATCGGAGAACGGGGCGTAAAGCTTTCTGGCGGACAAAAGCAGCGGCTGTCCATCGCCCGGATGTTCCTAAAAAACCCGCCCATCCTCATTCTGGACGAAGCGACTTCCTCTCTGGACACAGAAACCGAGGCGGCAATACAGAAATCCCTCGCCAAGCTTACAAAAGGGCGGACAACCCTGATTATTGCCCATCGGCTGGCGACCGTGCGCAGCGCCGACCGGATTTTGGTGATGACGGAGGAGGGCATTGCCGAGCAGGGAGGGCATCAGAAGCTGCTGCAACAAGGTGGCATATACAGCCGTCTGCACCGGACGCAGTCCGAGGCATAG